A single region of the Pararhodospirillum photometricum DSM 122 genome encodes:
- a CDS encoding terminase large subunit, which translates to MAGIPIFSPDPALYEDPTGRADRVCRFLARLRLWEGRFAGQPFTLAPFQQAVLRRIYGPTAPDGGRLVRQACIWIPRGNAKTTLAAGLALAHLLGPESEPGGQIVCAAADRENAGIAFNSAWQMVRQDPALLSRVRPIESRKILHHDKSASKLSAISTEAYSKHGLNVSFFLADEAHSWPASEARKLFGVVRDSMVKREHPLTIVISTAGEGEGTLAADLWEYSLAVARGEIEDPTFAPIIFAADPGDDWKAPETWAKANPAIEAGFLSAEEIRLKVKRAEFIPRDVADIKRFHLNIWQNGAAEPWIDPAVYDAAPDRTPLENLEGTPAFLGIDMAAVTDMASVAICWPDGTGGYDIDVTGFFPADGIQARGERDQADYQKMVKAGCLRLTEGNVIDQNVIFEHVLELAERFQVQEIACDRWGSVGFMTRLQDAGLTVAPFGQGFASMAGPVNEMERAILSGGFRHGGNLALRSAVGNVALEQDPAGNRKFTKARARGRIDSAVAAVMALARAQAGGSVGLVYNDAALRPDGFLTIDLGW; encoded by the coding sequence GTGGCTGGGATTCCGATCTTCTCGCCTGACCCGGCCCTGTACGAGGACCCCACGGGCCGGGCGGATCGCGTATGCCGTTTCCTGGCCCGTCTGCGGCTGTGGGAGGGGCGGTTCGCTGGACAGCCGTTCACCCTGGCACCCTTTCAGCAAGCCGTCCTGCGCCGGATTTATGGCCCTACCGCGCCCGATGGTGGGCGGCTGGTCAGGCAGGCTTGCATCTGGATCCCGCGAGGCAATGCCAAGACCACGCTTGCCGCCGGCTTGGCCCTGGCTCACCTGCTCGGGCCGGAAAGCGAGCCGGGTGGGCAAATCGTCTGTGCGGCGGCGGATCGTGAGAATGCCGGGATCGCGTTCAACAGCGCTTGGCAAATGGTCCGACAAGATCCCGCGTTGCTGTCGCGCGTTCGGCCAATCGAAAGCCGCAAGATCCTTCATCACGACAAGAGCGCGTCGAAGTTATCGGCCATTTCGACAGAGGCTTACTCGAAGCATGGCCTAAATGTTTCTTTCTTCCTGGCGGATGAGGCCCATTCCTGGCCTGCAAGTGAAGCGCGAAAACTGTTCGGTGTCGTGCGCGATAGTATGGTGAAGCGTGAACACCCCTTGACCATCGTCATTTCGACTGCCGGCGAAGGCGAGGGGACGCTCGCGGCGGACCTTTGGGAATACTCTCTGGCCGTGGCACGCGGCGAGATCGAAGACCCGACCTTTGCCCCGATCATCTTTGCGGCGGATCCTGGCGACGACTGGAAGGCGCCCGAGACGTGGGCGAAGGCGAATCCTGCGATTGAAGCCGGGTTCTTGTCTGCCGAAGAGATCCGGTTGAAGGTCAAGAGGGCCGAGTTTATCCCGCGCGACGTGGCCGACATAAAGAGATTCCACCTGAACATCTGGCAAAACGGCGCTGCGGAACCCTGGATTGACCCTGCCGTTTATGACGCGGCGCCAGACCGGACCCCYCTTGAGAACCTGGAAGGCACGCCCGCGTTCCTCGGAATAGACATGGCGGCGGTTACGGACATGGCTTCGGTAGCCATCTGCTGGCCTGATGGCACCGGRGGCTATGACATCGACGTGACCGGGTTCTTCCCGGCTGACGGGATCCAGGCCCGAGGCGAGCGGGACCAAGCGGATTATCAGAAGATGGTCAAGGCCGGGTGCCTTCGTCTCACCGAGGGCAACGTCATTGACCAGAACGTGATTTTTGAACACGTGCTGGAACTGGCCGAACGCTTCCAGGTCCAGGAAATCGCCTGCGACCGTTGGGGGAGCGTCGGGTTCATGACGCGCTTGCAGGACGCGGGCCTGACCGTGGCCCCTTTCGGCCAGGGGTTCGCCAGCATGGCCGGGCCGGTCAACGAAATGGAACGAGCCATCTTGTCGGGTGGCTTTCGGCATGGCGGCAATCTGGCCCTGCGGTCTGCCGTTGGCAACGTGGCGCTGGAACAAGACCCTGCCGGGAACCGCAAGTTTACCAAGGCCCGCGCCCGTGGGCGCATAGACTCTGCCGTGGCTGCCGTCATGGCCCTGGCCCGTGCCCAGGCGGGTGGGAGTGTCGGGCTCGTTTATAACGATGCCGCGCTTCGGCCCGATGGCTTCCTGACGATTGACCTGGGGTGGTGA
- a CDS encoding phage terminase small subunit P27 family translates to MKGRKPKLLLVENAPLAGGCPAAPSWLPPLAQAEWRRAAPQLHARGVLTDDVFAMMESYCIASGQVRECEEVMMREGRLVEGERGQTVHPAHRLQQAAMREARLLACELGISPHRKKAVEEEDKTGGWDSDLLA, encoded by the coding sequence ATGAAGGGCAGAAAACCGAAACTCTTGCTTGTCGAAAACGCCCCTCTGGCCGGCGGCTGTCCTGCCGCGCCGTCCTGGCTCCCCCCTCTTGCTCAAGCTGAATGGCGCCGAGCGGCCCCCCAGCTTCACGCACGCGGTGTGTTGACCGACGATGTGTTCGCAATGATGGAAAGTTATTGCATCGCATCTGGTCAGGTCCGTGAATGCGAGGAAGTCATGATGCGCGAGGGGCGGCTTGTCGAGGGCGAGCGGGGCCAGACGGTCCACCCTGCGCACCGGCTCCAACAAGCGGCGATGCGTGAGGCCAGACTTCTGGCCTGTGAACTGGGCATTTCGCCGCACCGCAAGAAGGCCGTCGAGGAAGAGGATAAGACTGGTGGCTGGGATTCCGATCTTCTCGCCTGA
- a CDS encoding HNH endonuclease signature motif containing protein has protein sequence MADSGGDAGDGGVLMPYAPPRICARCKKLVPHGQRCPCAPAREPDRRESASKRGYGAQWRRLRDLVLADEPLCRECAKVGRVVPATDVDHIIPHRGDDRLFWDRRNLQPLCKACHSAKTAREDGGFGNRRKTG, from the coding sequence ATGGCCGACAGCGGTGGAGATGCGGGTGACGGTGGCGTCCTGATGCCCTACGCCCCGCCTCGGATATGCGCGCGGTGCAAGAAGCTGGTGCCCCATGGGCAACGCTGCCCATGCGCACCGGCCAGGGAGCCGGATCGGCGGGAGTCCGCGAGCAAGAGGGGCTACGGGGCACAATGGCGGCGGCTCCGGGACCTGGTGTTGGCCGACGAGCCGTTGTGTCGCGAGTGCGCCAAGGTGGGGCGCGTGGTGCCTGCGACTGACGTGGACCACATCATCCCGCACCGGGGCGACGATCGGCTGTTTTGGGATCGTCGCAATTTGCAACCGCTTTGTAAGGCGTGCCATAGCGCCAAGACAGCGCGCGAGGACGGTGGCTTCGGCAACAGGCGGAAAACGGGTTGA
- a CDS encoding ChaN family lipoprotein, with translation MWRRIGRWLSAVGVSGALAGCAVGPGPSVGGGESPPSGRIIDTRTGTPLTPAALVARLAEADVVLLGERHDNPDHHAGQAFLYQALIDQGRRPALVMEMLDQGQEAAIMAAQAAPESAATALAWEERGWPDFAWYAPVLRAAWTAGLPVTPGNLPRETIRAVVRAGQLPAGLDVSRPLPPQAQADLETELRDSHCGMLPEALLPGMVRAQRVRDAVMAEAVLRHRPSVLIAGWGHTRRDRPDEQRFGQKIADEVDRALDRASQGKK, from the coding sequence ATGTGGCGACGGATAGGGCGATGGCTTTCGGCCGTGGGCGTGAGCGGGGCCTTGGCGGGCTGCGCAGTGGGGCCGGGCCCGAGCGTGGGGGGAGGCGAGTCCCCGCCAAGCGGCCGGATCATCGACACCCGGACTGGCACGCCCCTAACACCAGCGGCCCTGGTGGCCCGGCTGGCCGAGGCCGACGTGGTGTTGCTGGGGGAACGCCACGACAACCCGGACCACCACGCCGGGCAGGCCTTCCTCTATCAAGCCTTGATCGACCAGGGGCGCCGCCCGGCCCTGGTGATGGAGATGCTCGATCAGGGGCAGGAAGCGGCGATCATGGCGGCCCAGGCTGCGCCCGAGAGCGCCGCCACGGCGTTGGCCTGGGAGGAGCGGGGCTGGCCCGATTTTGCGTGGTACGCTCCCGTGCTGCGGGCGGCGTGGACGGCGGGGCTGCCGGTCACGCCCGGCAATCTGCCGCGCGAGACGATTCGGGCCGTGGTGCGCGCGGGGCAGCTTCCTGCGGGTCTGGATGTCAGCCGTCCCTTGCCCCCCCAGGCCCAGGCCGATCTCGAGACCGAACTGCGCGACAGTCATTGCGGCATGCTGCCCGAGGCCCTGCTGCCCGGCATGGTTCGGGCCCAGCGGGTGCGTGACGCCGTGATGGCCGAGGCGGTTCTGCGGCATCGGCCGTCGGTGCTGATTGCTGGCTGGGGGCACACCCGGCGGGATCGACCAGACGAACAACGCTTCGGGCAAAAGATAGCCGATGAAGTCGATCGGGCGCTTGATCGCGCCTCCCAAGGTAAAAAGTAA
- a CDS encoding Na(+)/H(+) antiporter subunit D, whose translation MIDALPPGLILILGGVLLPVLPAWARAPWMLALPLLTLAAIWNVPLDASIRLEFLGFFLEPLQGGALARLFGTVFALMSFAGTLFALTQPRVTELAAALVYAGGAVGCAFSADLISLFVFWEIMAVASTVVLWSSDQPGAGKAGLRYAVLHLLGGAVLMAGIAGHAVSTGSIVLTALSLDSPASWLILGGVLLNAGAPPLSAWVADAYPEASYSGMVFLSAFTTKTAVLVLLKAFAGAEVLIWVGLFMVFYGILYALLENDMRRILAYSIVNQVGFMVCGIGIGTEMALNGAASHAFAHILYKGLLLMSAGAVLMMTGRRTCTDLGGLYRSMPITTTCGIIGALAISAFPLTSGFVSKSMVGEGALGEHLVWVWVALQAASAGVFLHAGIKYPWFVFFQKDSGLRPADPPLPLRLAMILLAVLCVAIGIWPSALYSLLPYPVAYEPYTPAHVVTQLQLLLFAGLAFFVLLPLMKRTRTVSLDVDWLYRWLGPRLAKALWRAWEQAGAGLERWTAAVGAAVAPGLRHSHGPLGLLGRGWPTSLSVVLVLGLLALALLLGYER comes from the coding sequence ATGATTGATGCCTTGCCGCCCGGCCTGATCTTGATCCTGGGCGGCGTGCTGCTGCCCGTGCTCCCGGCTTGGGCCCGCGCCCCCTGGATGTTGGCGCTGCCTCTTTTGACCCTCGCGGCCATTTGGAACGTGCCGCTTGATGCCTCAATCCGCCTGGAGTTCCTGGGCTTTTTCCTGGAGCCCCTCCAAGGTGGGGCGCTGGCCCGGCTGTTTGGCACCGTGTTTGCCCTGATGAGCTTTGCCGGCACCTTGTTTGCCCTGACCCAGCCGCGCGTCACCGAGCTGGCCGCCGCCCTGGTCTATGCCGGGGGCGCTGTGGGCTGTGCCTTTTCCGCCGACTTGATCTCTTTGTTCGTGTTTTGGGAGATCATGGCCGTGGCCTCGACGGTGGTGCTGTGGTCCTCGGACCAGCCGGGTGCCGGCAAGGCCGGGCTGCGCTATGCCGTACTGCACCTGCTGGGCGGCGCCGTCTTGATGGCCGGCATCGCCGGGCACGCGGTCTCGACGGGCTCCATCGTCCTGACCGCCTTGTCCCTGGACAGCCCGGCCTCGTGGCTGATTCTGGGCGGCGTGCTGCTCAACGCCGGCGCGCCCCCGCTGTCGGCCTGGGTTGCCGATGCCTATCCCGAGGCGTCCTATTCCGGCATGGTCTTCCTGTCGGCTTTCACCACCAAAACGGCGGTGCTGGTGCTGCTCAAGGCGTTCGCCGGGGCCGAGGTATTGATCTGGGTCGGGCTGTTCATGGTGTTCTATGGCATCTTGTACGCCCTTCTTGAAAACGACATGCGCCGCATCCTGGCCTATTCCATCGTCAATCAGGTGGGCTTCATGGTGTGCGGCATTGGCATTGGCACCGAAATGGCCCTCAATGGCGCGGCCAGCCATGCCTTCGCCCATATCCTCTACAAGGGCCTGTTGTTGATGAGCGCCGGTGCGGTGTTGATGATGACCGGGCGGCGCACGTGCACCGATCTGGGCGGCCTGTATCGCTCCATGCCGATCACCACCACCTGCGGCATCATTGGCGCCCTGGCCATCTCGGCCTTTCCCCTGACCAGCGGCTTTGTCTCCAAGTCGATGGTGGGCGAGGGGGCCCTGGGCGAGCATTTGGTCTGGGTGTGGGTCGCGCTTCAGGCGGCCAGTGCCGGGGTTTTCCTGCATGCTGGCATCAAGTATCCGTGGTTTGTGTTCTTCCAGAAGGACAGCGGCTTGCGCCCGGCTGATCCGCCGCTCCCCTTGCGTTTGGCCATGATCCTTCTCGCCGTCTTGTGCGTCGCCATCGGGATCTGGCCCTCGGCCCTCTATAGCCTGCTGCCCTATCCCGTGGCCTACGAGCCGTATACGCCGGCCCATGTGGTCACTCAGCTTCAACTTTTGCTGTTTGCCGGTCTGGCCTTCTTCGTCCTGCTGCCGCTGATGAAGCGCACCCGCACCGTGAGCTTGGATGTGGATTGGCTCTATCGCTGGCTGGGGCCGCGCTTGGCCAAGGCACTGTGGCGGGCTTGGGAGCAGGCGGGGGCGGGGCTGGAGCGGTGGACTGCCGCCGTGGGGGCGGCCGTGGCGCCGGGCTTGCGCCACAGCCACGGTCCTCTTGGGCTGTTGGGGCGGGGGTGGCCGACCAGTTTGTCGGTGGTCCTTGTTTTGGGACTGCTGGCGCTGGCGCTGCTGTTGGGCTACGAGCGGTAG
- a CDS encoding proton-conducting transporter membrane subunit — protein MSVLAWILATPLLGALLVLLARRPLVRDVVLLFIAVATFLQVVPLVTPVLAGGRPAFTLLEVLPGVPLALEVEPLGLIFALLASGLWIVASLYSIGYMRANNAPGQSRFHAFFALSIAATLGVAMAGNLFTLFLFYEALTLATYPLVTHEGTPEARRAGRRYLGTLLFTSIALFLVGILWTYSLTGRLDFAPGGLLGQVPDGPMIGVLLALYVFGIGKAALMPVHGWLPAAMVAPTPVSALLHAVAVVKAGVFSVVKVIVYVFGVDRLASTGSADWLAWAAGFTVVVASLIALTRDNLKARLAYSTVSQLSYVVLAAALYVPAGIVAAAVHLVAHAFGKITLFFAAGAIYTAAHKTRVSELDGLGRVMPWTFAAFTVGALSMIGVPLTAGFLSKWLFLEGAMDSQAWGVVLVLAGSTVLNAGYFLPIVHRAFFRAPAGGQDHAPGHEAPLLLVVALSLTAIATAAVFFVPDLLLDLARGVA, from the coding sequence ATGAGCGTTCTGGCCTGGATCCTCGCCACTCCGCTGTTGGGGGCGCTCCTGGTGCTGCTGGCCCGGCGGCCGCTGGTGCGCGATGTCGTCTTGCTGTTCATCGCGGTGGCGACCTTTTTGCAGGTTGTCCCGCTGGTCACGCCGGTTCTGGCGGGCGGGCGGCCCGCGTTTACCCTTCTTGAGGTCCTGCCCGGGGTGCCCTTGGCCCTGGAGGTCGAGCCGCTGGGCCTGATTTTCGCCCTGCTTGCCTCGGGCTTGTGGATCGTCGCCTCCCTTTATTCCATTGGCTATATGCGGGCCAACAACGCTCCGGGGCAGAGCCGCTTTCATGCCTTCTTCGCCCTGTCCATTGCCGCCACCTTGGGGGTGGCCATGGCCGGGAACCTGTTTACCCTGTTCTTGTTCTACGAGGCCCTGACCCTGGCCACCTATCCGCTGGTCACCCACGAGGGCACGCCCGAGGCGCGGCGGGCCGGGCGGCGTTATCTGGGGACTTTGCTCTTTACCTCCATTGCCTTGTTCCTGGTCGGGATCTTGTGGACCTACAGCCTGACCGGGCGCTTGGACTTTGCGCCGGGTGGTCTCTTGGGGCAGGTGCCCGATGGGCCGATGATCGGTGTTTTGCTGGCGCTTTATGTCTTTGGCATCGGCAAGGCAGCCTTGATGCCGGTTCATGGCTGGCTGCCCGCCGCCATGGTCGCGCCGACCCCGGTGTCGGCCCTGCTCCATGCCGTGGCCGTGGTCAAGGCGGGGGTGTTTAGCGTCGTCAAGGTGATCGTCTATGTCTTCGGCGTGGACCGGCTGGCCAGCACCGGCTCGGCCGACTGGCTGGCCTGGGCGGCGGGCTTCACCGTGGTCGTCGCCTCGCTCATCGCCCTGACTCGCGACAATCTGAAGGCCCGGCTGGCCTATTCCACGGTGAGCCAGCTCTCGTATGTGGTCTTGGCGGCGGCCCTTTATGTTCCGGCCGGGATCGTGGCGGCGGCGGTTCATCTCGTCGCTCATGCCTTTGGCAAGATCACCTTGTTCTTTGCCGCCGGCGCCATCTACACCGCCGCCCACAAAACCCGGGTGAGCGAGTTGGATGGCCTGGGACGGGTCATGCCGTGGACCTTCGCCGCGTTTACCGTTGGCGCCTTGTCGATGATCGGTGTTCCCCTGACTGCCGGCTTTCTCTCCAAGTGGCTGTTTTTGGAAGGCGCCATGGACAGCCAGGCCTGGGGGGTGGTTTTGGTGCTGGCCGGGAGTACCGTGCTCAATGCCGGCTATTTCCTGCCCATTGTTCACCGCGCCTTCTTCCGCGCCCCGGCGGGGGGCCAGGACCACGCCCCCGGGCACGAGGCGCCGCTGTTGCTGGTGGTGGCCCTGTCGTTGACAGCCATCGCGACGGCGGCCGTGTTCTTTGTTCCCGACTTGTTGCTTGACCTTGCGCGAGGTGTGGCATGA
- a CDS encoding monovalent cation/H+ antiporter subunit D family protein has protein sequence MTMAAHLPALQMVLPLMAGPVCLLLRRPVLCWAWAFFVSVICFLVALGLAAQVWEAGVISYHVGNWPPPWGIELRLDALSVLMLLLVSGVGVVVMFYARASVAREIPEGRRPLFYTLFLLSLTGSLGMCTTGDAFNLFVFLEISSLSTYALVAQGHSRRAVHAAYTYLVLGTVGATFYVIGLGLLYMITGTLNMMDLAQRLVSADNPRTLIVGAAFLVVGVSIKLALFPLHKWLPGAYTHAPSVISAFLAATGTKVALYVLLRLCFTVLGPAFGALAWPAPVTLDGVILVLALVGMLTASLTALFQVDLKRMLAYSSVAQIGLMVAGVALVTPLGVEAGLIHLLNHALLKLTLFLALGLVVLRLGSVRLDALAGAGRTMPWTLAAFVVAALSLVGMPGTAGFIGKWQLVLAALDKGWWSVAVLIVLGSLLTLAYVWRVIEIAYFQPPPVQPTSDPGEGPWSMRLPVLGLAAANIALGFVTVPTVGLAAPAARALLAGGTP, from the coding sequence ATGACGATGGCCGCCCACCTGCCTGCGCTGCAAATGGTCCTGCCCCTCATGGCCGGCCCGGTGTGCCTGCTTTTGCGTCGGCCTGTCCTGTGCTGGGCCTGGGCCTTTTTTGTCTCGGTGATCTGCTTCCTGGTGGCGTTGGGCTTGGCCGCTCAGGTGTGGGAGGCCGGGGTGATCTCGTATCACGTTGGCAACTGGCCGCCACCGTGGGGGATCGAACTGCGCCTCGACGCCTTGTCGGTCCTGATGCTGCTGTTGGTCTCGGGCGTGGGCGTGGTCGTGATGTTCTACGCCCGGGCCAGCGTGGCGCGCGAAATTCCCGAGGGTCGGCGCCCCTTATTTTATACCCTTTTCCTGCTCTCGCTCACCGGCTCGCTGGGCATGTGCACCACGGGCGACGCCTTTAACTTGTTCGTGTTCCTTGAGATTTCCAGCCTGTCCACCTATGCCCTGGTCGCCCAGGGCCACAGCCGCCGGGCCGTGCACGCGGCCTACACCTATCTCGTGCTGGGGACCGTGGGCGCCACCTTCTATGTGATCGGGCTCGGTCTTCTCTACATGATCACCGGCACCCTCAACATGATGGATCTGGCCCAGCGGCTGGTCAGTGCCGACAACCCGCGCACCCTCATCGTGGGGGCGGCTTTCCTGGTGGTCGGGGTATCGATCAAGCTGGCCTTGTTCCCGCTGCACAAGTGGCTGCCCGGCGCCTATACCCATGCGCCCAGTGTTATCTCGGCCTTTCTCGCCGCCACCGGCACCAAGGTCGCCCTCTATGTCCTGCTGCGCCTGTGCTTCACCGTGCTTGGGCCCGCCTTTGGCGCCCTGGCGTGGCCGGCCCCCGTAACCCTGGATGGGGTGATCTTGGTGTTGGCCTTGGTGGGCATGCTCACTGCCTCGCTCACCGCCTTGTTTCAGGTGGATCTCAAGCGCATGCTCGCCTACTCCTCGGTCGCCCAGATCGGCTTGATGGTGGCCGGGGTCGCCCTGGTCACGCCGCTCGGGGTCGAGGCCGGCCTGATCCATTTGCTCAACCATGCCCTGTTGAAGCTCACCTTGTTCCTGGCCCTCGGTCTGGTGGTCTTGCGTCTGGGCTCGGTGCGGCTTGATGCCCTGGCCGGGGCGGGGCGTACCATGCCGTGGACCCTGGCTGCTTTTGTCGTCGCCGCCTTGTCCCTGGTCGGCATGCCCGGCACCGCCGGCTTCATCGGCAAATGGCAGCTCGTGTTGGCGGCCCTCGACAAGGGCTGGTGGTCGGTGGCCGTGCTGATCGTCCTGGGCTCGCTCCTGACCCTGGCCTATGTCTGGAGAGTGATCGAGATCGCCTATTTCCAGCCACCCCCGGTCCAACCGACGAGCGATCCCGGCGAGGGCCCCTGGTCCATGCGCCTGCCGGTGCTGGGGCTGGCGGCGGCCAACATTGCCCTGGGCTTTGTCACCGTCCCGACCGTGGGCTTGGCCGCGCCCGCTGCCCGGGCCCTGCTGGCGGGAGGCACCCCATGA
- a CDS encoding cation:proton antiporter subunit C yields the protein MTWDHVAGLYNYWIFIVLMMIGFYIVMASGNFVKKLVGLNIFQTSVFMLYISMGVVDGGTAPILSEAFTVYTNPLPSVLILTAIVVGVATTALGLALVVRLKEAYGTIEEDEVLALDRAEDAVGEPS from the coding sequence ATGACCTGGGATCATGTCGCCGGATTATATAATTACTGGATCTTCATCGTCTTGATGATGATTGGCTTTTATATCGTCATGGCCAGCGGCAATTTTGTCAAAAAGCTGGTTGGCCTCAATATCTTTCAAACGTCGGTCTTCATGCTCTACATCTCCATGGGCGTGGTGGACGGCGGCACGGCGCCCATCTTGTCGGAGGCCTTCACCGTCTACACCAACCCCTTGCCCAGTGTGCTGATCCTGACGGCCATCGTGGTGGGTGTGGCCACCACCGCCCTCGGCCTCGCCTTGGTGGTCCGGCTCAAGGAAGCCTATGGTACCATTGAGGAAGATGAGGTGCTGGCCCTCGACCGGGCCGAGGACGCCGTCGGAGAGCCATCATGA